A single window of Sinorhizobium sp. RAC02 DNA harbors:
- a CDS encoding ankyrin repeat domain-containing protein, translating to MTLISAIRAGDLARVGSLVQSGVDVNARDAEGFTPLMIAAGLGQPQMVELLLNAGADVLVLEPRMGATALHKAAQSGNRDVITLLLDNGAFVDQQSPVLGNTALMDAVLHKQEDGVRTLLSYRARTSIRNHWDQTALDLAENDGLDSIARLIRDKVSANETNVLRSDLVLAAKAGDVGEVKRLIAAGIDVNQRMPIAGTPDDDYTPLGIAAREGHAEIVTLLRDAGADVRQVVGLMKGTPFHEAAYFGHADVIEILAETDCIGAAQPELDAQGPYNGLTALHDAAWHGHMDAVRSLINARARLDLKSHAGLTPRELALLYGYDEIASLLAESENFENT from the coding sequence TTGACATTGATTTCCGCAATACGCGCCGGCGATCTCGCCAGAGTTGGAAGTCTCGTTCAGTCAGGGGTAGATGTGAATGCCCGCGACGCCGAGGGATTTACGCCGCTGATGATCGCGGCCGGGTTGGGACAGCCGCAGATGGTGGAATTGCTGCTGAATGCAGGAGCGGATGTTTTAGTCCTTGAGCCGCGCATGGGCGCGACAGCGCTCCACAAAGCCGCTCAATCCGGCAATCGTGACGTAATAACGCTACTTCTGGACAATGGTGCGTTTGTCGATCAGCAGTCGCCCGTATTGGGGAACACAGCGTTAATGGATGCGGTTCTACACAAGCAGGAAGATGGTGTGAGGACGTTGCTCTCCTATCGCGCCAGGACTTCAATCCGAAACCACTGGGACCAAACCGCTCTTGACCTCGCCGAGAATGATGGCCTGGATTCAATCGCCCGGCTGATCCGTGATAAAGTCAGTGCCAATGAGACAAATGTCCTGCGATCGGATCTCGTCCTTGCCGCAAAAGCGGGTGACGTCGGAGAAGTGAAACGGTTGATTGCTGCCGGCATCGACGTCAATCAACGGATGCCGATCGCCGGGACGCCGGACGACGATTACACTCCACTGGGGATCGCCGCCCGAGAAGGGCATGCGGAAATTGTGACCCTTCTCAGGGATGCAGGTGCAGACGTCCGGCAGGTCGTGGGCCTCATGAAAGGTACACCTTTCCATGAAGCAGCCTATTTCGGACATGCAGATGTAATTGAAATTCTTGCTGAAACAGATTGTATCGGAGCTGCGCAGCCAGAGCTGGATGCGCAGGGGCCGTATAATGGTCTGACAGCACTTCACGACGCTGCGTGGCATGGTCACATGGATGCTGTACGATCGTTGATCAACGCGCGCGCGCGGCTGGATCTGAAGAGCCATGCAGGCCTGACGCCGAGGGAATTGGCTCTTCTCTACGGATATGACGAAATCGCATCGTTGCTCGCTGAAAGCGAGAATTTTGAAAACACCTGA
- a CDS encoding carbon-nitrogen hydrolase family protein produces MVKAWSVEWPEGLLPGEAAWEEISRQFVDARNDILITNEMPFGFWQPTRRPFDVQAAREWAALHERALDTLSRLPLAAVISSRPVFNGRRLVNEGFVLTEGRYEFIHQKHYFPSETGWEEESWFELQRPGFDVVKIAGIKVGVLICTELMFVDKARHLGKAGADLIAVPRATGVDHRMWRTAASMAGIASGACVVSSNRVGTRPGSNLVFGGGGFTVDPDGFEIAVTSAQQPAITLDIDTTLTAAAKSRYPVYVKEPALEPNMPGI; encoded by the coding sequence ATGGTTAAGGCATGGTCGGTTGAATGGCCGGAAGGGTTGCTCCCGGGCGAGGCCGCTTGGGAAGAGATCTCCAGGCAATTCGTCGACGCACGGAATGACATCCTGATAACGAATGAGATGCCGTTTGGCTTTTGGCAGCCAACAAGGCGTCCTTTCGATGTCCAAGCTGCGCGTGAATGGGCTGCGCTCCACGAGCGAGCCTTGGACACCTTATCTCGTCTACCGCTCGCGGCAGTAATCTCGTCTCGTCCCGTATTTAACGGCCGACGTCTGGTGAACGAGGGATTTGTGCTGACAGAAGGCCGATACGAGTTCATCCACCAAAAGCACTATTTTCCATCAGAAACAGGATGGGAAGAAGAATCGTGGTTCGAGCTTCAGCGCCCTGGTTTTGACGTGGTTAAAATCGCGGGAATCAAGGTTGGTGTGTTGATATGCACCGAGTTGATGTTCGTGGACAAAGCACGCCACCTTGGAAAGGCAGGTGCCGATCTGATCGCCGTGCCGCGCGCGACCGGCGTCGACCATCGCATGTGGAGGACTGCTGCCAGCATGGCAGGAATTGCCAGCGGCGCTTGCGTCGTTAGTTCCAACCGCGTCGGAACTCGTCCCGGGAGCAATCTGGTGTTTGGGGGAGGCGGCTTCACCGTGGATCCCGACGGCTTCGAGATCGCCGTAACATCTGCCCAACAGCCAGCGATCACTCTGGATATCGATACAACTCTCACCGCGGCGGCGAAATCAAGGTATCCAGTCTATGTCAAAGAACCGGCCCTAGAGCCTAATATGCCCGGAATATAA